The Lates calcarifer isolate ASB-BC8 linkage group LG14, TLL_Latcal_v3, whole genome shotgun sequence genome has a segment encoding these proteins:
- the efs gene encoding embryonal Fyn-associated substrate isoform X3 — translation MSVSTVLAKALFDNTAESPEELAFRKGDILMVLEQEQSGGPGWWLCSLHGRQGIAPANRLRLLQTAPPPGSDLRRGPSEDSVYLSPGPALARSAVSSSAEDIDGVYRSPPGVGEGRGAGATTRPGELRRVEGGRPRSHSSSGTRPRPDWDIGVAGRPRSPSLRGRGTEISGTLYQTPISPIPSGAQHARQPGALMASESVYLSPSGVPRAADEPDDTTYLVPRDTLTTGHSDDCYLVPKGTPLAGDDVYQSPTGGVVAAAVCSNGPSTVSGTPGTPQSKVSQDTPAMYQTPTPVGANLHRTPATVLAHQHPSQLTPAQASPRPLLKGVSPNPAVAKGKPGLACHRGSPLLVRAGQVRVPGSPNFARKPPPPAPPVRGVTRKDTQQVAPTSADSNSVPKPTAQITPTGLQQEEDKQKETPQSKDERMKNGLDKSSTVHNKKGGNQDYSDPVDDQVYDTPPSGRWQRPVPSAHGDDDGIYDTPRSVPPQADSETEVYDVPTISLNASTSDIQPDEVDDEVYSVPTLPGVPLGEDVSQVGQVCCVPGSEKQASGGDHNRDSSEPDCGIYDMPALTVEVLPHSSSCSSTSTRRLSVSSNGSGDVQWRASLSSLVHSVLSAASSSSASALSSRDLATSLAEILSTWKASHSGDPPPPLQQAWARLSDLLPALSAVGNAPPSEGLLSLVQRSLEESALLLQAQGRPRLPSQESLSRRPLPALPVPDGKSSGGGMGSRKGSWIQERPLPPTPQPAFPLPPAPSTVTLTVGPVDGEDDPSNEYAGIGLTPIPAPVPTGDSVGYVKLQGKPEPLPDGLAENGQMQTITAEPRLTPSPPLPVSLSLEDSELLSFYSSQSLAHLSCLADAIDLLFSSVQGNQPPRIFVARGKSLIVTAHKLVFIGDTLSRLLTSADLRAKVSKNGGRLCQALKAVVVATKGAAQNYPSVSATQEMVDRVAELSQQAAGFSTLLQRLAEISS, via the exons ATGTCTGTCTCC aCGGTATTGGCAAAGGCACTGTTTGACAACACGGCAGAGAGCCCAGAGGAGCTGGCTTTCCGGAAAGGTGACATCCTGATGGTTCTTGAACAGGAGCAGAGTGGTGGGCCAGGCTGGtggctctgctctctgcatGGGAGACAGGGCATCGCCCCTGCCAACCGCCTTCGTCTCCTCCAGACCGCTCCACCCCCGGGCTCAGACCTCCGTCGTGGCCCCAGCGAGGACTCTGTTTACTTGTCGCCTGGTCCCGCACTGGCTCGGTCTGCAgtcagcagcagtgcagaggaCATAGATGGAGTGTATCGCTCCCCACCGGGTGTGGGTGAGGGACGAGGAGCAGGAGCCACCACAAGGCCTGGGGAGCTCCGCAGAGTTGAGGGTGGGCGCCCACGCTCTCACTCCAGCTCTGGCACCCGGCCCAGACCTGACTGGGATATCGGGGTTGCGGGCCGTCCGCGCTCGCCCTCTCTGAGAGGACGAGGCACAGAAATTTCAGGCACACTTTATCAGACTCCGATAAGTCCGATACCTTCAGGAGCTCAGCATGCCAGGCAGCCTGGAGCGCTCATGGCTTCAGAGTCTGTGTACCTCTCCCCCAGTGGAGTGCCAAGGGCGGCTGATGAGCCAGATGACACTACATATTTAGTCCCTAGAGACACACTAACAACAGGACACTCAGACGACTGTTACTTGGTACCCAAAGGTACACCACTAGCAGGTGATGATGTTTACCAGTCCCCAACAGGTGGTGTTGTGGCTGCCGCTGTCTGCTCTAATGGCCCCTCTACAGTCAGTGGAACACCTGGTACTCCTCAGTCTAAAGTGAGCCAGGACACACCTGCGATGTACCAAACACCCACCCCTGTGGGAGCGAACCTTCACAGGACTCCAGCTACAGTTTTGGCCCACCAACATCCATCTCAGTTAACCCCTGCTCAAGCATCTCCCAGACCTCTGCTTAAGGGAGTTTCACCCAACCCTGCTGTAGCCAAGGGCAAACCTGGCCTGGCCTGTCACCGGGGATCCCCTTTGCTGGTCAGAGCAGGGCAGGTCAGGGTTCCCGGCTCACCAAATTTTGCCCGCAAACCTCCTCCGCCAGCACCTCCGGTCAGGGGAGTCACCAGGAAAGATACGCAACAAGTAGCACCAACTTCAGCCGACTCTAACTCTGTACCCAAACCCACCGCTCAGATCACCCCTACAGGTCTGCAGCAAGAGGAGGACAAACAGAAGGAAACTCCTCAGAGTAAAGATGAAAGGATGAAAAATGGGCTGGACAAAAGCAGCACCGTGCACaacaaaaaaggaggaaatCAGGATTACTCAGATCCTGTGGATGACCAG GTGTATGATACTCCTCCCAGTGGCAGGTGGCAGCGTCCAGTCCCGTCTGCCCACGGTGATGATGATGGCATCTATGACACCCCTCGCAGTGTCCCGCCACAAGCTGACTCTGAGACAGAG GTCTATGATGTCCCCACCATTTCTCTGAATGCGTCGACATCAGATATTCAGCCTGATGAAGTTGATGATGAAGTCTACAGTGTGCCCACCCTTCCAGGTGTTCCTCTGGGTGAGGATGTTTCCCAGGTTGGACAAGTCTGTTGCGTCCCTGGATCTGAGAAACAAGCCAGCGGCGGAGATCATAACCGAGACTCCTCTGAGCCCGACTGTGGCATCTATGACATGCCTGCTCTGACTGTTGAAGTCCTCCCTCACTCTTCCTCatgctcctccacctccacccgTCGCCTCTCTGTTTCTAGCAATGGTTCAGGTGATGTGCAGTGGAGAGCTTCGCTTTCCAGCCTCGTCCACTCAGTGCTGAGCgcggcctcctcctcctcagcctctgcTCTGTCGTCACGAGACCTGGCCACCTCATTGGCTGAAATCCTGTCCACCTGGAAAGCCAGTCATTCAGGTGATCCTCCACCACCTCTTCAGCAGGCTTGGGCTCGACTGTCAGACCTGCTGCCGGCGTTATCCGCTGTCGGCAACGCTCCTCCATCTGAGGGGCTCTTGTCGCTGGTCCAGCGGTCCCTTGAGGAAAGCGCCCTCCTCTTGCAGGCGCAGGGCCGACCCCGTCTGCCCTCACAAGAATCCCTGTCCCGGAGGCCGCTGCCTGCTCTTCCAGTCCCTGATGGGAAGTCATCTGGAGGTGGGATGGGCTCCCGTAAGGGCAGCTGGATCCAGGAGAGGCCCCTGCCCCCAACCCCTCAGCCTGCCTTCCCCCTGCCTCCTGCTCCATCAACTGTGACTCTAACAGTGGGCCCTGTTGACGGAGAAGATGATCCTAGCAATGAATACGCTGGGATTGGCTTGACCCCCATCCCCGCTCCAGTACCTACTGGAGACAGCGTTGGATACGTCAAGCTGCAG GGTAAACCTGAGCCACTTCCTGATGGCCTGGCGGAGAACGGACAAATGCAGACGATCACTGCAGAGCCAAGG TTGACCCCATCCCCTCCTCTGCCGGTGTCCCTCTCCCTGGAGGACTCGGAGCTGCTGTCCTTTTACTCCTCCCAGAGCCTTGCCCACCTCTCCTGCCTGGCGGACGCCATCGACCTGCTCTTCAGCAGCGTGCAGGGGAACCAGCCGCCCCGCATCTTCGTTGCCAGAGGGAAGAGCCTCATCGTGACGGCGCACAAACTGGTGTTTATCGGGGACACGCTCTCCCGCCTTCTCACTTCTGCCGACCTCCGGGCAAAGGTATCTAAGAA CGGGGGGCGTCTCTGCCAGGCCTTGAAGGCAGTTGTGGTGGCAACAAAGGGCGCTGCACAAAACTACCCCTCAGTATCTGCTACCCAGGAGATGGTGGACCGTGTCGCTGAGCTCTCCCAGCAGGCGGCTGGCTTCTCCACTCTGCTCCAGCGCCTGGCAGAAATATCTTCATGA
- the efs gene encoding embryonal Fyn-associated substrate isoform X2 yields MSVSTVLAKALFDNTAESPEELAFRKGDILMVLEQEQSGGPGWWLCSLHGRQGIAPANRLRLLQTAPPPGSDLRRGPSEDSVYLSPGPALARSAVSSSAEDIDGVYRSPPGVGEGRGAGATTRPGELRRVEGGRPRSHSSSGTRPRPDWDIGVAGRPRSPSLRGRGTEISGTLYQTPISPIPSGAQHARQPGALMASESVYLSPSGVPRAADEPDDTTYLVPRDTLTTGHSDDCYLVPKGTPLAGDDVYQSPTGGVVAAAVCSNGPSTVSGTPGTPQSKVSQDTPAMYQTPTPVGANLHRTPATVLAHQHPSQLTPAQASPRPLLKGVSPNPAVAKGKPGLACHRGSPLLVRAGQVRVPGSPNFARKPPPPAPPVRGVTRKDTQQVAPTSADSNSVPKPTAQITPTGLQQEEDKQKETPQSKDERMKNGLDKSSTVHNKKGGNQDYSDPVDDQVYDTPPSGRWQRPVPSAHGDDDGIYDTPRSVPPQADSETEVYDVPTISLNASTSDIQPDEVDDEVYSVPTLPGVPLGEDVSQVGQVCCVPGSEKQASGGDHNRDSSEPDCGIYDMPALTVEVLPHSSSCSSTSTRRLSVSSNGSGDVQWRASLSSLVHSVLSAASSSSASALSSRDLATSLAEILSTWKASHSGDPPPPLQQAWARLSDLLPALSAVGNAPPSEGLLSLVQRSLEESALLLQAQGRPRLPSQESLSRRPLPALPVPDGKSSGGGMGSRKGSWIQERPLPPTPQPAFPLPPAPSTVTLTVGPVDGEDDPSNEYAGIGLTPIPAPVPTGDSVGYVKLQGKPEPLPDGLAENGQMQTITAEPRDSELLSFYSSQSLAHLSCLADAIDLLFSSVQGNQPPRIFVARGKSLIVTAHKLVFIGDTLSRLLTSADLRAKITTSGGVSARP; encoded by the exons ATGTCTGTCTCC aCGGTATTGGCAAAGGCACTGTTTGACAACACGGCAGAGAGCCCAGAGGAGCTGGCTTTCCGGAAAGGTGACATCCTGATGGTTCTTGAACAGGAGCAGAGTGGTGGGCCAGGCTGGtggctctgctctctgcatGGGAGACAGGGCATCGCCCCTGCCAACCGCCTTCGTCTCCTCCAGACCGCTCCACCCCCGGGCTCAGACCTCCGTCGTGGCCCCAGCGAGGACTCTGTTTACTTGTCGCCTGGTCCCGCACTGGCTCGGTCTGCAgtcagcagcagtgcagaggaCATAGATGGAGTGTATCGCTCCCCACCGGGTGTGGGTGAGGGACGAGGAGCAGGAGCCACCACAAGGCCTGGGGAGCTCCGCAGAGTTGAGGGTGGGCGCCCACGCTCTCACTCCAGCTCTGGCACCCGGCCCAGACCTGACTGGGATATCGGGGTTGCGGGCCGTCCGCGCTCGCCCTCTCTGAGAGGACGAGGCACAGAAATTTCAGGCACACTTTATCAGACTCCGATAAGTCCGATACCTTCAGGAGCTCAGCATGCCAGGCAGCCTGGAGCGCTCATGGCTTCAGAGTCTGTGTACCTCTCCCCCAGTGGAGTGCCAAGGGCGGCTGATGAGCCAGATGACACTACATATTTAGTCCCTAGAGACACACTAACAACAGGACACTCAGACGACTGTTACTTGGTACCCAAAGGTACACCACTAGCAGGTGATGATGTTTACCAGTCCCCAACAGGTGGTGTTGTGGCTGCCGCTGTCTGCTCTAATGGCCCCTCTACAGTCAGTGGAACACCTGGTACTCCTCAGTCTAAAGTGAGCCAGGACACACCTGCGATGTACCAAACACCCACCCCTGTGGGAGCGAACCTTCACAGGACTCCAGCTACAGTTTTGGCCCACCAACATCCATCTCAGTTAACCCCTGCTCAAGCATCTCCCAGACCTCTGCTTAAGGGAGTTTCACCCAACCCTGCTGTAGCCAAGGGCAAACCTGGCCTGGCCTGTCACCGGGGATCCCCTTTGCTGGTCAGAGCAGGGCAGGTCAGGGTTCCCGGCTCACCAAATTTTGCCCGCAAACCTCCTCCGCCAGCACCTCCGGTCAGGGGAGTCACCAGGAAAGATACGCAACAAGTAGCACCAACTTCAGCCGACTCTAACTCTGTACCCAAACCCACCGCTCAGATCACCCCTACAGGTCTGCAGCAAGAGGAGGACAAACAGAAGGAAACTCCTCAGAGTAAAGATGAAAGGATGAAAAATGGGCTGGACAAAAGCAGCACCGTGCACaacaaaaaaggaggaaatCAGGATTACTCAGATCCTGTGGATGACCAG GTGTATGATACTCCTCCCAGTGGCAGGTGGCAGCGTCCAGTCCCGTCTGCCCACGGTGATGATGATGGCATCTATGACACCCCTCGCAGTGTCCCGCCACAAGCTGACTCTGAGACAGAG GTCTATGATGTCCCCACCATTTCTCTGAATGCGTCGACATCAGATATTCAGCCTGATGAAGTTGATGATGAAGTCTACAGTGTGCCCACCCTTCCAGGTGTTCCTCTGGGTGAGGATGTTTCCCAGGTTGGACAAGTCTGTTGCGTCCCTGGATCTGAGAAACAAGCCAGCGGCGGAGATCATAACCGAGACTCCTCTGAGCCCGACTGTGGCATCTATGACATGCCTGCTCTGACTGTTGAAGTCCTCCCTCACTCTTCCTCatgctcctccacctccacccgTCGCCTCTCTGTTTCTAGCAATGGTTCAGGTGATGTGCAGTGGAGAGCTTCGCTTTCCAGCCTCGTCCACTCAGTGCTGAGCgcggcctcctcctcctcagcctctgcTCTGTCGTCACGAGACCTGGCCACCTCATTGGCTGAAATCCTGTCCACCTGGAAAGCCAGTCATTCAGGTGATCCTCCACCACCTCTTCAGCAGGCTTGGGCTCGACTGTCAGACCTGCTGCCGGCGTTATCCGCTGTCGGCAACGCTCCTCCATCTGAGGGGCTCTTGTCGCTGGTCCAGCGGTCCCTTGAGGAAAGCGCCCTCCTCTTGCAGGCGCAGGGCCGACCCCGTCTGCCCTCACAAGAATCCCTGTCCCGGAGGCCGCTGCCTGCTCTTCCAGTCCCTGATGGGAAGTCATCTGGAGGTGGGATGGGCTCCCGTAAGGGCAGCTGGATCCAGGAGAGGCCCCTGCCCCCAACCCCTCAGCCTGCCTTCCCCCTGCCTCCTGCTCCATCAACTGTGACTCTAACAGTGGGCCCTGTTGACGGAGAAGATGATCCTAGCAATGAATACGCTGGGATTGGCTTGACCCCCATCCCCGCTCCAGTACCTACTGGAGACAGCGTTGGATACGTCAAGCTGCAG GGTAAACCTGAGCCACTTCCTGATGGCCTGGCGGAGAACGGACAAATGCAGACGATCACTGCAGAGCCAAGG GACTCGGAGCTGCTGTCCTTTTACTCCTCCCAGAGCCTTGCCCACCTCTCCTGCCTGGCGGACGCCATCGACCTGCTCTTCAGCAGCGTGCAGGGGAACCAGCCGCCCCGCATCTTCGTTGCCAGAGGGAAGAGCCTCATCGTGACGGCGCACAAACTGGTGTTTATCGGGGACACGCTCTCCCGCCTTCTCACTTCTGCCGACCTCCGGGCAAAG ATCACAACCTCGGGGGGCGTCTCTGCCAGGCCTTGA
- the efs gene encoding embryonal Fyn-associated substrate isoform X1: MSVSTVLAKALFDNTAESPEELAFRKGDILMVLEQEQSGGPGWWLCSLHGRQGIAPANRLRLLQTAPPPGSDLRRGPSEDSVYLSPGPALARSAVSSSAEDIDGVYRSPPGVGEGRGAGATTRPGELRRVEGGRPRSHSSSGTRPRPDWDIGVAGRPRSPSLRGRGTEISGTLYQTPISPIPSGAQHARQPGALMASESVYLSPSGVPRAADEPDDTTYLVPRDTLTTGHSDDCYLVPKGTPLAGDDVYQSPTGGVVAAAVCSNGPSTVSGTPGTPQSKVSQDTPAMYQTPTPVGANLHRTPATVLAHQHPSQLTPAQASPRPLLKGVSPNPAVAKGKPGLACHRGSPLLVRAGQVRVPGSPNFARKPPPPAPPVRGVTRKDTQQVAPTSADSNSVPKPTAQITPTGLQQEEDKQKETPQSKDERMKNGLDKSSTVHNKKGGNQDYSDPVDDQVYDTPPSGRWQRPVPSAHGDDDGIYDTPRSVPPQADSETEVYDVPTISLNASTSDIQPDEVDDEVYSVPTLPGVPLGEDVSQVGQVCCVPGSEKQASGGDHNRDSSEPDCGIYDMPALTVEVLPHSSSCSSTSTRRLSVSSNGSGDVQWRASLSSLVHSVLSAASSSSASALSSRDLATSLAEILSTWKASHSGDPPPPLQQAWARLSDLLPALSAVGNAPPSEGLLSLVQRSLEESALLLQAQGRPRLPSQESLSRRPLPALPVPDGKSSGGGMGSRKGSWIQERPLPPTPQPAFPLPPAPSTVTLTVGPVDGEDDPSNEYAGIGLTPIPAPVPTGDSVGYVKLQGKPEPLPDGLAENGQMQTITAEPRLTPSPPLPVSLSLEDSELLSFYSSQSLAHLSCLADAIDLLFSSVQGNQPPRIFVARGKSLIVTAHKLVFIGDTLSRLLTSADLRAKITTSGGVSARP; the protein is encoded by the exons ATGTCTGTCTCC aCGGTATTGGCAAAGGCACTGTTTGACAACACGGCAGAGAGCCCAGAGGAGCTGGCTTTCCGGAAAGGTGACATCCTGATGGTTCTTGAACAGGAGCAGAGTGGTGGGCCAGGCTGGtggctctgctctctgcatGGGAGACAGGGCATCGCCCCTGCCAACCGCCTTCGTCTCCTCCAGACCGCTCCACCCCCGGGCTCAGACCTCCGTCGTGGCCCCAGCGAGGACTCTGTTTACTTGTCGCCTGGTCCCGCACTGGCTCGGTCTGCAgtcagcagcagtgcagaggaCATAGATGGAGTGTATCGCTCCCCACCGGGTGTGGGTGAGGGACGAGGAGCAGGAGCCACCACAAGGCCTGGGGAGCTCCGCAGAGTTGAGGGTGGGCGCCCACGCTCTCACTCCAGCTCTGGCACCCGGCCCAGACCTGACTGGGATATCGGGGTTGCGGGCCGTCCGCGCTCGCCCTCTCTGAGAGGACGAGGCACAGAAATTTCAGGCACACTTTATCAGACTCCGATAAGTCCGATACCTTCAGGAGCTCAGCATGCCAGGCAGCCTGGAGCGCTCATGGCTTCAGAGTCTGTGTACCTCTCCCCCAGTGGAGTGCCAAGGGCGGCTGATGAGCCAGATGACACTACATATTTAGTCCCTAGAGACACACTAACAACAGGACACTCAGACGACTGTTACTTGGTACCCAAAGGTACACCACTAGCAGGTGATGATGTTTACCAGTCCCCAACAGGTGGTGTTGTGGCTGCCGCTGTCTGCTCTAATGGCCCCTCTACAGTCAGTGGAACACCTGGTACTCCTCAGTCTAAAGTGAGCCAGGACACACCTGCGATGTACCAAACACCCACCCCTGTGGGAGCGAACCTTCACAGGACTCCAGCTACAGTTTTGGCCCACCAACATCCATCTCAGTTAACCCCTGCTCAAGCATCTCCCAGACCTCTGCTTAAGGGAGTTTCACCCAACCCTGCTGTAGCCAAGGGCAAACCTGGCCTGGCCTGTCACCGGGGATCCCCTTTGCTGGTCAGAGCAGGGCAGGTCAGGGTTCCCGGCTCACCAAATTTTGCCCGCAAACCTCCTCCGCCAGCACCTCCGGTCAGGGGAGTCACCAGGAAAGATACGCAACAAGTAGCACCAACTTCAGCCGACTCTAACTCTGTACCCAAACCCACCGCTCAGATCACCCCTACAGGTCTGCAGCAAGAGGAGGACAAACAGAAGGAAACTCCTCAGAGTAAAGATGAAAGGATGAAAAATGGGCTGGACAAAAGCAGCACCGTGCACaacaaaaaaggaggaaatCAGGATTACTCAGATCCTGTGGATGACCAG GTGTATGATACTCCTCCCAGTGGCAGGTGGCAGCGTCCAGTCCCGTCTGCCCACGGTGATGATGATGGCATCTATGACACCCCTCGCAGTGTCCCGCCACAAGCTGACTCTGAGACAGAG GTCTATGATGTCCCCACCATTTCTCTGAATGCGTCGACATCAGATATTCAGCCTGATGAAGTTGATGATGAAGTCTACAGTGTGCCCACCCTTCCAGGTGTTCCTCTGGGTGAGGATGTTTCCCAGGTTGGACAAGTCTGTTGCGTCCCTGGATCTGAGAAACAAGCCAGCGGCGGAGATCATAACCGAGACTCCTCTGAGCCCGACTGTGGCATCTATGACATGCCTGCTCTGACTGTTGAAGTCCTCCCTCACTCTTCCTCatgctcctccacctccacccgTCGCCTCTCTGTTTCTAGCAATGGTTCAGGTGATGTGCAGTGGAGAGCTTCGCTTTCCAGCCTCGTCCACTCAGTGCTGAGCgcggcctcctcctcctcagcctctgcTCTGTCGTCACGAGACCTGGCCACCTCATTGGCTGAAATCCTGTCCACCTGGAAAGCCAGTCATTCAGGTGATCCTCCACCACCTCTTCAGCAGGCTTGGGCTCGACTGTCAGACCTGCTGCCGGCGTTATCCGCTGTCGGCAACGCTCCTCCATCTGAGGGGCTCTTGTCGCTGGTCCAGCGGTCCCTTGAGGAAAGCGCCCTCCTCTTGCAGGCGCAGGGCCGACCCCGTCTGCCCTCACAAGAATCCCTGTCCCGGAGGCCGCTGCCTGCTCTTCCAGTCCCTGATGGGAAGTCATCTGGAGGTGGGATGGGCTCCCGTAAGGGCAGCTGGATCCAGGAGAGGCCCCTGCCCCCAACCCCTCAGCCTGCCTTCCCCCTGCCTCCTGCTCCATCAACTGTGACTCTAACAGTGGGCCCTGTTGACGGAGAAGATGATCCTAGCAATGAATACGCTGGGATTGGCTTGACCCCCATCCCCGCTCCAGTACCTACTGGAGACAGCGTTGGATACGTCAAGCTGCAG GGTAAACCTGAGCCACTTCCTGATGGCCTGGCGGAGAACGGACAAATGCAGACGATCACTGCAGAGCCAAGG TTGACCCCATCCCCTCCTCTGCCGGTGTCCCTCTCCCTGGAGGACTCGGAGCTGCTGTCCTTTTACTCCTCCCAGAGCCTTGCCCACCTCTCCTGCCTGGCGGACGCCATCGACCTGCTCTTCAGCAGCGTGCAGGGGAACCAGCCGCCCCGCATCTTCGTTGCCAGAGGGAAGAGCCTCATCGTGACGGCGCACAAACTGGTGTTTATCGGGGACACGCTCTCCCGCCTTCTCACTTCTGCCGACCTCCGGGCAAAG ATCACAACCTCGGGGGGCGTCTCTGCCAGGCCTTGA